The genomic segment TGCCGTCGGGTTCGTCTCAGGCCCGGCGGGCGCGGCGCCGCTCGCGGAAGATGAGGGCGAGGTTGCGCAGGTAGATGAAGGTGGACAGCCCCTGCCCGATGATGATCACCGGCTCCCGGCGCACGAAGCCGTAGACCAGGGTCATCAGCCCGCCGATGATCGACAGGAACCAGAACGAGAGCGGCATCACGCTCTTGCCCGCCCGCTCGCTGGCGATCCAT from the Methylorubrum extorquens genome contains:
- a CDS encoding conserved protein of unknown function; putative Lipid A Biosynthesis N-terminal domain (Evidence 4 : Unknown function but conserved in other organisms), with amino-acid sequence MLIQLAEDLPAYFYDVFVTRFDFWLVFGIGAQLVFGSRFILQWIASERAGKSVMPLSFWFLSIIGGLMTLVYGFVRREPVIIIGQGLSTFIYLRNLALIFRERRRARRA